aatgtgttccaaatatgagccaaatcggaccacaaatgcgaattttgcgaatatcgcgatccttgcgccacctacaaaacagttaggtactttgtgtgaggatgcaaagtttcaggttttttgtggtctgcgtgtaaaaacaaTTActtcgaatcacgtatttcaacaatatatgacgtaaacgtaactatttgatgaattttgaagcttctagccgtaaaaaaggggcaaaaattacagtttatatggggtatataatatatataacaccgatctctatgatttttttagacaacaatatatgctatatacgtaagcatttggtgaaatttgaagcttctagctgttaaaacggggcaaaaattgcgcaaagtttcttatctgaacaatcggttgtatgacatatatactatatataccaccggtctctatgattttttcagacaacaatctatgctatacacatatgtatttggtgaaatttgaacatatctaaacgatttttaagataaatataaaataaaaattagctaggtactttgtgtgaggatgcaaagcttcacgttttttgtggtctgcatgtaaaaactatgactacgaatcacgtatttcaaaaatatatggcgtaaacgtaactatttgatgaaatttgatgaattttgaagcttctagccgtaaaaaagggggaaaaattagagtttatatgaagtatataatatatgtaccaccgatctcaatgattttttcagacaacaatatatgctatacacgtatgcatttgttgaaatttgaagcttctatctgttaaaatggggtcgaaatcgcaaaaaaaatatatatatactatatataccatcatatatatattatatatatcaccgatctctatgattttttggcacaacaatatatactatatacgtaagcaatcggtgaaatttgaagcttatagctgataaaatggggtggaaatttcgaaaagtttcttatccgaacagctggttgtatgagatatatactatatatacaaccgatctctatgattttttcagacaacaatatatgctacatacgtaagcattcggtgaaatttgaaacttcttacctgacaatcggttgtatgagatatatactatatatacaaccgatctctatgattttttcagacaacaatatatgctacatacgtaagcattcggtgaagtttgaagcttctagctgttaatggggctaaatttgcgaaaaaatatatatatataatatatatatataatatatatatatatataatatatatatatactatatataccaccatatatatactgtatatccCAACGatcttttatgattttttcagacagcaatatatgctatatacgtaagcattcattgaaatttgaagcctctagctcttaaaatagggcagtaattacgaaaagtttcttatcggaacaatcggttgtgggggatatatactatatatatgattcacggttcgaatcccggtgaaacctttgataaaattacaaaattgcctgatgatgattacgttggcggttttcgaaatgggtccatcgcaatatgccagtaaatgtttctttcttttcaaattctctcttagaaaaacataattgaaattcaattattataagccggtgttaagctcatgaattcttaaatataagtataaactgaacataccattaaaacaaacatacataaatatgtacaactgagcgcgagcttacaaagcttctcattcgcaacgaagaagaactttacaaaaacaaatctacatggcacacaaatcaatatagagacaaaatgtctcaattgtgttgttagtgtagaaataagaaaacctgaattaagcatgaaaacaaataccagcagcatggcctagtggttaaaggctactgcagtttcaccatgtgattcacggttccaatcccggtgaaacctttgataacattacaaaattgcctgatgatgattacgttggcggttttcgaaatgggtccatcgcaatatgtcagtaaatgtttctttcttttcagtttctcttataaaaacataataattgaaattcaattattataagccggtgttaagctcatgaattcttaaatacatgtacatatatgactGGTAactaagcatgaagttcgcgaagttactagaccttaggagaaataggtggacgaggcaacatagagtataaaagcagcgaaagctgagtagtcagtaatcagtttgatttaagcacgctattggttgtgaagtataagtgttattgtgaagtgccctcaaagtattctaataaagaccattttacattattgaatataggagttatttattcaacggtttagcgattcgaacgttagcagaaggtagaaaaagcggaatttccctaaattcgttacaatataattttcGGAAACAGAGCACATGCCGAATATTCGGTCAAACTCTAGTgggtttgtacatacatatgtacatatatacgagtCAATTCCTCCCATTATCTTAGCGCTTCCGTAGTACTCGTATTATGTTGTACCTCTCAGTCAGATCATAGTCTCACATCTCATTCTcagtaataaaattatttttatcgcTAACTCATATTAAATTGAAGAAAACAGCTGGAATTATAAAACGTGAGGCTCATATCACACACAATATTAAGTCATTGAGAGTCGAGTGGGTATAAATAAACCCACACCAAACCCGATTTTCAGCAGTTGTTTAACAGAAATCCAATAAAGCGTTGACCATacttataataaaaaaaagttgtgTATTTGTAAAGCAAATCaaacgtttattttaattttctcaaaaatagttttaaataaaaaataaataaattatataacatGGAAATAACAACCACTGAATATACTGTGCCTGACTTGAAAGATGTTGTAAGTatggcatgtacatatgtacttaaataATTGccaactatatatgtacatacatacacacatatgtatgtatgtagcatattCATGAATGAGTTTAATTTTTACAACAGTGCTTTGTGACAAAAattatttctttatatatgtatttcATTAATCGGTTACTTAACTGAGTAAATAGAAATTGATTCTtgtataatatataaaataaaactataaaatttgcGCCAAAATATCTACATACTTATATAAATACTATCGTTTTTATTAACCTCGCGATTTGGCGGAATAAAATCGTTATGATGTCATAAAATAGAACACCTTTATTAGATATACATATAAACTAAACGTGTTAAAAAAATATGCAAGTACCTAACTATTTTAAGTGATTTTAATCGGCATCAAAGGTGAACAAAAAATCCTAAGTGTCGGTAGTATATATGAATGTACATACACAAATTGCAGTATCGCgacatttttcgtattttctcaTCATGTCTTTAATATACATAACTTAACAGGCACTTATTACATATTcagataaaaatgaaattaaagaaCGCCGAAATCTGCAAAACATGGGAAGAAGTATGCATGCAAAGAAAACTAccaatttcttttaaataaaactgTAGAAGAAAAATCAGCAATAGGAAAATCAAACCATAGATATATTAATAACAAATAATTGAACGTCAGTCACCTTTCCACCAAGTTTAATTCTTTAATTACACAAGatgtttttaaatacaatttaaacTTAGTTTTGCAGTAGTTCGTGATGTGGCTTTTCACTTTCCCCAACGTTATGTACTTTCTAATTTTATTCGCAAACAAATAAGGCTAGTTTATAACTAATCAAATTGTATACACACTTAAAAATGTTGACAATAAGTAGTTTGCCACTTAAGATTTTCTTTAAGATATGAAAAGAATTATTGCACGTGGCAGCTAGAAAACCTTAGTCGTTATAAGCATCTATCTTGCAATATTTCAATATTAGATGACCTGCAACGTTTGTCGGGCTCAGTAGTTGACGccataaaatattttcaaattatttcaaatgCAACGCcagcaacaaaacaaaaatacaaaactaCAAGTGCGCAAGGtcggtaaataaaaaaaaatttgttagttaTTTCTTTAAATGCATACGTAGAGTGCAACAAATCGTGACAGCTAAAACATCAAACAAATATTtaagcgaaataaaattttttttaatattgactctcatattacatacataaataagccaaaaaacattaaacaaacgCCTTTCagaatattgtacaaacataccCAAATGAATTTTATTAGAGGCAGCCGTGTCATACTCAGAGGCATTTCCTTTGCCTACCCAACGCTAAATACTGTAAGGGTGaaaacttatttattttgttgaatttaagttaaaaattaGTCACTTGAAAGTTTGGAACAAATATGCTTATTGGGCTGTTATGCATaacaaaaaatattgatttgttgGTATTGCGGTTGTGCAACCAAGGTGCATATTGGAATTTCACAATAAGAAAGTTCACGAGTTGTCTGCATTTGATGTTGGAAATTTTGGTATAGGTAGCAAATATAATAAGCTACGGATGGTGAACAAACCTTTTTCATTTGTAATTCATCTTTCCAAAGTTTTGAACAAATGAACTACAATTGCAGATGTTGCGTATTTACAAGAACGTAGCAAATACATAgctgtgtattttgttgttgtattgtagAAATGTTATACAAAAGTTGCATTGCAATGACGTTGGactatttgcacaaaatccttAAACTACCCTAATGTTCATTCAGCTCGTTGTTTTGTTTCGTGAAAAAGGTAATTTAATAGGGCATCTAACgactaacaaaaattttaatgctATATTAGTTTTTGGGtcggatttttttaatatctactTGTTTGCTGTTACAACTAAATATCTTGCATCACTTGCCACAACAACATCCGCAATCAATGAACAGTTTTCAAAGTCAGGTTGTTAGAACATTCTCCTGCTTGTTGGGTTTTTAACGTGATTTCGCACACTTATTAATTGTTAGAGTCTAGCAAAGGTCAGAGAAGAGCGTTACGGCCGTGACATACCAAAATTTATAATTTGTGGGAAACTCATTTCCGTACTGTAAACTAAACAAAGTGAAACCGTTTTACCGTacctaaatttgaaattttttacttttgccactGCGTTCAAAGAAAGCAAAAACTCTTAGCCCAAAATGTTACAGTCGCGATATCCCGATATTACAGTCGcgacatgattaatttttttccacaaccatttactatatatgtatatttaaaattcataatatcTTGATAGCTGTTTACAGCTCCTTTCGTGTGATATCAATATAGGTGTAGAATATCTTGAGGTCATCTAGGTCCAAACTTTGGTCAACATCTCGAAAACGGGGGCTAATGTAGAAAAAGGATTAGCACCACTGAATTCAGCGGACTTGAAATAGTTGTATCCGTCACGCTTTTCGGGTGTTATGTTATCTATCAAACACTTTGAAATGTAGTAAAATCCATTTTTTTTGCAACAAAGTGCTAGTTCAGCCTGAAAATTCGCTTTAACTTTTAACAATTTGTTTTGAAGACTCGctgattttcttccatacaaaaaattaaatttgtatgcAAGAAAATCTTATATACCCTTTGGGGAAGAAAACTGCCAAATATCGAGAGGCCTCAAGAAGAGGTTTCAGAAAGAATGTTTTCTTTAATTAAGTAGATACCATAAATAACTAATGTTACTAAATGTGCAAATAATAGGTAGGTGCACTTATACGAATAAGCTTCTCTTAAATTCTGACTAAGGCAAGGGACTCCTCATATCATaattaaagaaattttaatttctttatgtAGTTTGCCAAATGCAgtggttttttgttatatttcatAAGGAAGCTTATGCTTAATAGAATACATATCGCACCTCAAAATCAGACTACCTTTGGGTTTAATAACTCAAAAATAACTAAATTTTCACACAATAAGAATCATGGACAAAAGAACGAATGTTTTATATTGCGATGTTTTTATAGATCGACTTCTGCTGTAAAATCtatgtaaagttttttttaatgtatgtatgtcatATGTATGTACCCTTCTATCTAACTCCAATGACCTTGTGGAAGTGCAGATCGTTTTAAACCGTTTTTCTGGGATCTAACTGAAAATTTTATAAGCGTTATATTTCACTTTCCTAAGAAAAGATCTTACAACaggttatacatatatattttagatATATATATCTTAGATGAACGTCCCGCCTACAAACCGGCATATGAAAAATTTAAACGGTTTTTGTCACTCAGCAAACGTTCACCATTATCGTTCAATATAGtaacacatatgtaggtacttaTTTTCTTTGCATTTTTACTTTCAGAGCACTGTGCGCGCTGAGCAAAAGGAACTCAATGTAACGCTAGTTCACAGCTTGAATATACCGTTTAAGACAGCCACATTTGGTATGGGTTGCTTCTGGGGAGCTGAATCTTTGTTCGGCGGCACTAAAGGAGTTTTGCGCACCACAGTCGGCTATGAGGGCGGCTCCAGGGACTCACCAACGTACCGTAACCTGTAAGCGTGTGTTCCTAACCTTGATATTATTaactttgtgttttttcttttttctacttttttatttatcACGTGCATACATACAACTTATTTTGGCCATCCTGCAAAACATTCATCTAAAACGTTAATATTATGTTCATGTTCTTCTCTTCAATTAATGgttcaaaaattgtatttaacATTTAAATGTACATATTTCGGAATCAAATTCCATTATATCCTctttttcactttcactttctcTTTTCAAATTCGACATCTACAATGATTACTTCTTGACCTGTTAACTAACGCTATTTTTGTCTTACCAAAACCTCTCCCATCTATCGCTTCTAATTCATGCACATGTAACAATGACAACTCTAAACCTTAATAGTGGTAACCACACTGAAGTACTAGAGATTGATTACGATCCCAATACGATTACGTACAAAGAACTGTTAAATCTCTTCTGGAACAACCACGAATACGGGCTAACAAATCCAATTAAGCGTCAATATATGTCTTTGATTCTATACCACGATGATGAGCAAAAGAAAATCGCCGATGAGTCGAAAACTAAAGAACGGAAGAGACGTGCTCCTGAAAAAATTATTACTGAAATTTTGCCCAAAGGCAAATTTTTCCCAGCTGAAGAGTTAGTATCCTACTtataaatttgataaattttatgtTTATGCCGcaatatcgttttttttttttacaaccaaTGTTAGTTATCACCAGAAATACCGTCTCCAGGGACACAAAGATCTAGCTGCAACCCTAGACCTGAACGCTAAACTATTGCGTACCTCTTTTATTGCTACCAAATTGAATGGATATTTGGCTGGTGTAGGCGGCATTAAGCAATTCAAAGAAGAGCTTGACACTTTTGGTATGACACCGTCACAAAAGGAATATTGCTTATATCATGTGGAGCAGAATGAGGGAGCTGGGCTCTACTGCTGACCTGGTAGTACGCCATCATGTAGTTTTCGACGACATCGCAGGTCGTTTAttgatgtcaaaaagctgcaacataaattaactcatatttatttgtttagcAATTTATGGATAGATTGGAGATTGATTATCTCAGTGAAACAAATCGTTATGCTtaagatttaaaattaattttaggtTGCCATGTATTATTATGATAAATAAGAATTTGTGTTGGTAAAgtaagttttgaaattttaatgag
The Eurosta solidaginis isolate ZX-2024a chromosome 5, ASM4086904v1, whole genome shotgun sequence DNA segment above includes these coding regions:
- the MsrA gene encoding peptide methionine sulfoxide reductase isoform X3, which encodes MEITTTEYTVPDLKDVSTVRAEQKELNVTLVHSLNIPFKTATFGMGCFWGAESLFGGTKGVLRTTVGYEGGSRDSPTYRNLGNHTEVLEIDYDPNTITYKELLNLFWNNHEYGLTNPIKRQYMSLILYHDDEQKKIADESKTKERKRRAPEKIITEILPKGKFFPAEDYHQKYRLQGHKDLAATLDLNAKLLRTSFIATKLNGYLAGVGGIKQFKEELDTFGMTPSQKEYCLYHVEQNEGAGLYC
- the MsrA gene encoding peptide methionine sulfoxide reductase isoform X4; the encoded protein is MEITTTEYTVPDLKDVSTVRAEQKELNVTLVHSLNIPFKTATFGMGCFWGAESLFGGTKGVLRTTVGYEGGSRDSPTGNHTEVLEIDYDPNTITYKELLNLFWNNHEYGLTNPIKRQYMSLILYHDDEQKKIADESKTKERKRRAPEKIITEILPKGKFFPAEDYHQKYRLQGHKDLAATLDLNAKLLRTSFIATKLNGYLAGVGGIKQFKEELDTFGMTPSQKEYCLYHVEQNEGAGLYC
- the MsrA gene encoding peptide methionine sulfoxide reductase isoform X2, translated to MNFIRGSRVILRGISFAYPTLNTSTVRAEQKELNVTLVHSLNIPFKTATFGMGCFWGAESLFGGTKGVLRTTVGYEGGSRDSPTGNHTEVLEIDYDPNTITYKELLNLFWNNHEYGLTNPIKRQYMSLILYHDDEQKKIADESKTKERKRRAPEKIITEILPKGKFFPAEDYHQKYRLQGHKDLAATLDLNAKLLRTSFIATKLNGYLAGVGGIKQFKEELDTFGMTPSQKEYCLYHVEQNEGAGLYC
- the MsrA gene encoding peptide methionine sulfoxide reductase isoform X1, with translation MNFIRGSRVILRGISFAYPTLNTSTVRAEQKELNVTLVHSLNIPFKTATFGMGCFWGAESLFGGTKGVLRTTVGYEGGSRDSPTYRNLGNHTEVLEIDYDPNTITYKELLNLFWNNHEYGLTNPIKRQYMSLILYHDDEQKKIADESKTKERKRRAPEKIITEILPKGKFFPAEDYHQKYRLQGHKDLAATLDLNAKLLRTSFIATKLNGYLAGVGGIKQFKEELDTFGMTPSQKEYCLYHVEQNEGAGLYC